The proteins below come from a single Xenopus tropicalis strain Nigerian chromosome 9, UCB_Xtro_10.0, whole genome shotgun sequence genomic window:
- the thoc6 gene encoding THO complex subunit 6 homolog produces MLANAETDISRSLELLHMTVFSQCFSPCGKYLVAGNNLGQIGVFSLSAALSSEAKELSKQPVAIFQAHSGPIYSLISTERHLISSGGNEVKGWNWNDIQKKGCTQLWTRCIPSRSNLESPEINSMILNEKDNSLLLAGGTCNIHSMDLESGTFTMALEGHEDYIHCLALREQQRECVSGGEDGTVRIWDLRNGAQTHKIEVYKYEECARPQYGKWISCLTTDSDWMVCGGGPKLSLWHLRSVTPTTIFPLNESQQQVMFYQDMILCAGQGPYVNHCQINGDIKAQIPSTPRCVYSLSVNEASQENKVLTAAGSGPKIDVFTNFRYRAFSLTFT; encoded by the exons ACCGACATCTCCCGCTCGCTGGAGCTGCTCCACATGACGGTTTTCAGCCAATGCTTCTCCCCCTGTGGGAAGTACTTAGTGGCCGGAAACAACCTGGGCCAGATTGGAGTTTTTAG TCTTTCTGCCGCTTTGAGTTCCGAGGCCAAAGAGCTGAGCAAGCAGCCAGTCGCCATATTCCAAG CACATTCGGGCCCTATTTACAGTTTGATCTCCACCGAGCGTCACCTGATCAGCTCCGGGGGCAATGAGGTGAAAGGGTGGAACTGGAATGATATCCAGAAGAAG GGCTGTACCCAGTTATGGACCCGCTGTATCCCCAGCAG AAGCAACTTGGAGTCTCCAGAAATCAACAGCATGATCCTGAATGAGAAA GATAACTCCTTGCTCCTTGCTGGGGGGACATGCAACATTCATTCTATGGACTTGGAGAGTGGAACCTTTACG ATGGCGCTGGAAGGACACGAGGATTATATTCACTGCTTGGCCCTGCGTGAGCAGCAGAGGGAGTGCGTGTCCGGCGGCGAAGATGGAACTGTCAGGATATGGG ATCTTCGAAATGGGGCTCAGACTCACAAGATTGAAGTCTATAAATATGAG GAATGCGCTCGGCCACAGTACGGGAAATGGATCAGCTGCTTAACCACCGACTCGGATTGGATG GTATGTGGCGGGGGCCCCAAGTTGAGTCTTTGGCACCTTCGCTCCGTGACGCCAACAACCATTTTCCCACTGAATGAGAGTCAGCAGCAGGTCATGTTTTACCAGGACATG ATCCTGTGCGCTGGGCAGGGCCCCTATGTTAATCACTGTCAGATAAACGGGGACATCAAAGCGCAGATTCCCAGCACCCCTCGCTGTGTTTACTCTCTGAGCGTCAATGAGGCATCACAGGAAAATAAG GTCCTCACAGCCGCTGGCAGTGGCCCCAAGATTGATGTATTCACCAACTTCCGATACCGAGCGTTCTCTCTAACTTTCACTTAA